A stretch of Blautia liquoris DNA encodes these proteins:
- a CDS encoding ACT domain-containing protein, translating into MSETEKYYVVKEKAVPEVLLKVLKAKGLIEKKELTVQDAAERVGISRSSFYKYKDDIFLFHDTAKGKTITFILQMDDQQGLLSDVLKTIARYNGNILTIHQSIPLNGVATLTISVVIAPDIGDATGMMSSIESKEGVHYFKILGRE; encoded by the coding sequence ATGTCAGAGACAGAAAAATATTATGTTGTGAAAGAAAAAGCAGTTCCTGAAGTCCTTCTGAAAGTACTTAAGGCAAAAGGCCTGATAGAGAAGAAAGAGCTTACGGTCCAGGATGCGGCAGAGAGAGTGGGCATCAGCCGGAGCTCTTTTTATAAATATAAAGATGATATCTTTCTTTTTCACGATACTGCAAAGGGAAAAACAATTACCTTTATTCTGCAGATGGATGATCAACAGGGGTTACTGTCCGATGTTTTGAAAACAATCGCAAGGTATAATGGAAACATCTTGACGATTCATCAGTCAATCCCCCTTAACGGAGTGGCTACTCTTACAATCAGTGTAGTGATCGCACCAGATATAGGGGATGCAACGGGAATGATGAGCAGTATTGAGAGTAAAGAAGGTGTTCACTACTTTAAGATATTAGGCAGGGAGTAA
- a CDS encoding homoserine dehydrogenase: protein MIKVAVLGYGTVGSGVLEVFQKNQEILNQNVGEEIELKYVLDRKKFPGDPVERYLIHDFETIVNDPEIKIVVEVMGGLNPSFDFVKRCLENQKSVCTSNKELVAQHGTDLLLTAKEHHVNFLFEASCGGGIPIIRPLYQSLTADRIDEVSGILNGTTNYILSKMTSDGYGFEEVLKRAQDKGYAERDPQADVEGYDACRKIAILSSLAFGNYIDYKDIYTEGITDITATDIKYAKAAGAVIKLLAIGRRTDQGAYALVCPVMIDASNSLYSVNSVFNAVSVHGNMIGDAMFYGKGAGKRPTASAVVADVVEAAKNPGTTVMGDGWNAKKLELMPLDDIPGRFFVRIQGNIAACLPSVESVFGEVDPITVPSIDREFGFFTGEMTEAQYKEKTERLEGIIHMIRVRF, encoded by the coding sequence ATGATAAAAGTAGCAGTATTAGGATATGGAACCGTGGGATCCGGTGTTTTAGAAGTTTTTCAGAAGAATCAGGAAATATTGAATCAAAATGTCGGCGAAGAGATTGAATTAAAATATGTCCTGGACAGGAAGAAATTCCCGGGAGATCCGGTCGAAAGATACCTGATTCATGATTTCGAGACGATTGTAAATGATCCGGAGATTAAAATTGTTGTAGAAGTGATGGGAGGTCTGAACCCGTCCTTTGATTTTGTAAAAAGATGTCTGGAAAACCAAAAGAGTGTCTGCACATCCAATAAAGAACTGGTCGCGCAGCATGGGACAGATCTTCTTTTGACGGCAAAAGAGCATCATGTAAATTTCTTGTTTGAGGCCAGCTGTGGTGGAGGAATACCAATCATCCGACCGTTGTATCAATCTTTGACAGCGGACAGAATTGATGAGGTTTCCGGAATCCTCAACGGGACAACCAACTATATCTTAAGTAAGATGACGAGTGACGGATATGGGTTTGAAGAAGTATTAAAGAGGGCACAGGATAAAGGATATGCCGAACGGGATCCACAGGCGGATGTTGAGGGATATGATGCATGTCGGAAAATTGCGATCCTGTCTTCTCTTGCTTTCGGAAATTATATCGATTATAAAGATATTTATACAGAGGGAATCACCGATATTACTGCCACAGATATAAAGTATGCAAAAGCGGCAGGCGCGGTAATTAAGCTTCTGGCCATTGGCCGTCGGACAGATCAGGGTGCATACGCACTTGTATGCCCTGTGATGATTGACGCTTCGAATTCTCTATATAGTGTAAATAGTGTCTTCAATGCAGTCTCAGTACATGGCAACATGATTGGAGATGCTATGTTCTATGGAAAAGGTGCGGGGAAGCGTCCGACTGCAAGTGCAGTTGTGGCAGATGTTGTGGAGGCAGCAAAGAATCCGGGTACAACTGTGATGGGAGATGGATGGAACGCAAAGAAACTGGAACTTATGCCATTGGATGATATACCAGGCCGTTTTTTTGTTCGTATACAGGGAAATATAGCCGCCTGTCTTCCTTCGGTTGAGAGCGTATTTGGAGAAGTGGATCCGATTACTGTTCCAAGTATCGACCGTGAATTCGGCTTTTTCACAGGGGAAATGACTGAGGCACAATATAAAGAAAAGACAGAACGGCTGGAAGGAATTATTCATATGATCCGAGTTAGATTCTAA
- a CDS encoding cofactor-independent phosphoglycerate mutase: MKTIVMLSDGMADESVFDFGGKTPLEYASTPTLDRLAKVSEIGMVRTIPEGMAPGSDVANLSVIGYNPRLYYTGRSPLEALSIGAKMDENDVALRCNLVTVSEEDSLPYEERRMVDHSASEITTEEAEQLLSDLKSEFESDNCHFYTGTSYRHCMIWRGGEILPFTPPHDILEQKIGRYLPENDLFLCMLKRSYEILKNHPVNQKRRAAGLNPANSFWFWGAGTKPSLPSFWGRYHKKGVMISAVDLLKGIAVGIGLDNRNVEGATGGLNTNYEGKAQAAADALLGENYDFAYIHLEAPDEMGHQGSAVKKAEAIHRMDTRILAPLLRQLDASGEEYRLLVLPDHPTPVGLRTHTANPVPYLLYDSTRHQNHDWNYNEQEAVDSKNRVEHGWELMDYLFSDGSSL; this comes from the coding sequence GTGAAAACAATTGTAATGCTGTCAGATGGCATGGCGGACGAGTCGGTTTTTGACTTCGGGGGAAAAACACCCTTGGAATATGCGAGTACGCCAACTTTGGACCGCCTGGCAAAAGTGTCTGAGATTGGTATGGTCCGGACGATTCCGGAGGGGATGGCTCCGGGCTCAGATGTCGCCAATCTGTCTGTGATCGGATATAATCCCAGACTATATTATACCGGGCGCTCCCCACTTGAGGCTTTAAGTATTGGTGCTAAAATGGACGAAAATGATGTGGCACTGCGCTGCAATCTGGTTACAGTTTCCGAGGAGGACAGTTTGCCTTATGAGGAGAGAAGGATGGTTGACCACAGTGCATCTGAGATCACAACCGAAGAGGCAGAGCAGCTTTTATCGGATCTGAAGAGTGAGTTTGAAAGCGATAATTGTCACTTTTATACCGGTACGTCTTATCGTCATTGCATGATCTGGAGAGGTGGGGAGATACTGCCCTTTACTCCACCCCATGATATTCTTGAACAGAAAATCGGAAGATATCTGCCAGAGAACGATTTGTTTTTGTGCATGCTAAAAAGAAGCTATGAGATTTTGAAAAATCATCCGGTAAATCAGAAAAGAAGAGCAGCCGGTTTGAATCCGGCAAACAGTTTCTGGTTTTGGGGTGCGGGAACAAAGCCTTCTCTTCCTTCTTTTTGGGGCAGATATCATAAAAAAGGAGTTATGATATCCGCTGTTGATCTACTAAAGGGGATAGCAGTGGGAATTGGACTTGACAACAGGAATGTTGAAGGGGCGACTGGAGGACTTAATACCAATTATGAGGGAAAGGCCCAGGCGGCCGCAGATGCACTTTTAGGAGAGAATTATGATTTTGCCTATATCCATCTCGAGGCACCAGATGAGATGGGACATCAGGGAAGTGCTGTGAAAAAAGCAGAAGCCATACATCGGATGGATACCCGGATTCTGGCACCGCTTCTGAGACAATTAGATGCCTCCGGTGAAGAATACAGACTGCTTGTGCTGCCGGACCACCCGACACCGGTAGGTCTGCGCACCCATACAGCTAATCCTGTACCATACCTGTTGTATGACAGTACAAGGCATCAAAACCATGACTGGAATTACAACGAGCAAGAGGCCGTTGACAGTAAGAACCGGGTTGAACATGGGTGGGAATTGATGGACTATCTTTTTTCGGACGGCAGTTCTTTATAG
- a CDS encoding DUF975 family protein, which produces MAVTSHLMIQQQPCDYESTMKGLVQNMSQSKYLKSEAREALIGNYGIYIGTYIMYSIISSFVFMFIYWYLLRSMSMFSVISGIVIAFLCNVLLSLLSTGIWVSSLSVSRHQPISVGNLFYAFTHHSDRFLIVETIKGLIRMIFTIVPVIIYTSYIFEKNEHLFTNPELQSVLRFVLTYTLGLLLILGIGGLVTFLILLRYSMSTFLLIDHEELTAMESLRNSSRMMKGNLKAYFYVSFLSFFGFYSLGYIGGSIPLLWITPYHHVTVANFYRQLNHEL; this is translated from the coding sequence ATGGCAGTGACATCCCATCTAATGATACAACAACAGCCCTGTGATTATGAATCTACAATGAAAGGCCTGGTGCAAAATATGAGTCAATCAAAATATCTAAAGAGCGAAGCCCGTGAAGCCTTAATCGGGAATTACGGGATATATATCGGCACTTATATCATGTATTCAATAATCAGCTCCTTCGTTTTCATGTTTATATACTGGTATCTGCTGAGGAGCATGTCGATGTTCTCCGTCATCAGCGGAATCGTTATTGCATTCCTTTGCAACGTCCTGTTGAGTCTTCTGTCCACAGGCATCTGGGTATCGTCTCTGTCCGTGAGCCGACATCAGCCGATTTCTGTTGGTAATCTGTTCTATGCGTTTACCCACCATTCGGACCGCTTCCTGATTGTTGAAACCATCAAGGGACTAATCCGTATGATTTTTACTATCGTGCCGGTGATTATCTATACGAGCTATATTTTTGAAAAAAATGAACATCTATTTACGAATCCTGAATTACAGTCCGTCCTTCGATTTGTTCTTACTTATACTCTGGGTCTGCTCTTAATTCTGGGGATCGGAGGTCTGGTGACATTTTTGATCCTTCTGCGTTATTCCATGTCGACTTTCCTTCTGATAGATCACGAAGAACTTACGGCAATGGAATCCTTAAGAAACAGTTCAAGAATGATGAAAGGGAACCTGAAAGCTTACTTCTACGTGAGTTTTCTGAGCTTTTTTGGTTTTTATTCTCTGGGATATATCGGCGGCTCTATTCCACTGCTTTGGATCACTCCATATCACCATGTGACAGTGGCAAATTTTTATCGTCAGCTGAATCATGAACTATAA
- a CDS encoding DUF4190 domain-containing protein: MDNSNYNDPFQKPSPDPYSYHESGSPGMAKAAFILGICSLLFSLYGLGLTFAVLGIIFALLSRGRGSMQKPAKIGVGLSAAGLIVGCIVMVFSLVSVVNDVSKMNWTDIIENYEDILPNGSDIPSNDTTTAL, encoded by the coding sequence TTGGATAATAGCAACTATAATGATCCCTTTCAAAAACCATCCCCTGATCCGTATTCTTATCACGAATCTGGTTCTCCCGGAATGGCAAAAGCTGCCTTTATTTTAGGAATTTGCTCACTTTTGTTTTCGCTCTATGGATTGGGACTGACTTTTGCCGTTCTGGGAATCATCTTCGCACTTTTGTCCAGAGGAAGAGGAAGCATGCAAAAACCTGCAAAAATAGGCGTCGGATTATCTGCTGCAGGTCTGATTGTCGGCTGTATTGTCATGGTCTTCTCTCTTGTTTCTGTAGTAAACGACGTCTCTAAGATGAACTGGACTGATATCATAGAGAATTACGAGGACATTCTTCCGAATGGCAGTGACATCCCATCTAATGATACAACAACAGCCCTGTGA
- a CDS encoding TVP38/TMEM64 family protein — MSEKVLLAKKISKILGLAFLVLTIIFFAKSYIDGHFHSLDSFKNYINSFGLFAPIMLFFIQFFQVIIPFLPGLFGCIAGSLLFGAVNGFWINYLAISIGSITAFFIAKKYGSPVVKGLIGEKFYDKYLGWTMKDSFLWVFALAIFLPLTPDDELCLLAGLTPISKKKFILIIVTMKPWCILFYSIFAAHLASLVG; from the coding sequence ATGTCTGAGAAGGTTTTATTAGCCAAGAAAATCAGTAAAATTTTAGGACTGGCTTTTCTAGTCCTGACAATTATTTTTTTTGCAAAAAGTTACATAGATGGTCATTTTCATTCTTTAGATTCATTCAAGAACTATATTAACAGTTTTGGACTGTTCGCACCGATTATGTTGTTCTTCATCCAGTTTTTCCAAGTGATTATCCCTTTTCTTCCGGGCCTTTTCGGATGCATCGCCGGATCACTTCTGTTTGGAGCTGTCAATGGTTTCTGGATCAATTACCTGGCTATCAGCATCGGATCAATTACCGCTTTTTTTATAGCAAAGAAATATGGCTCCCCTGTAGTGAAGGGCCTGATTGGTGAAAAGTTCTATGATAAATATCTGGGATGGACAATGAAAGATTCCTTCCTGTGGGTTTTTGCACTTGCAATTTTTCTGCCTCTGACTCCCGACGACGAGTTGTGTCTGCTGGCAGGACTGACGCCAATATCCAAAAAGAAGTTCATTCTCATTATTGTGACTATGAAACCGTGGTGCATCTTATTCTACAGCATCTTCGCTGCACATCTCGCCTCCCTTGTTGGATAA
- a CDS encoding ABC transporter ATP-binding protein, translating to MSSVRINHLNVDLSGKKVLEDLCLEFNTKERILILGAGGCGKSTLLLSMMGIVQRMENAEVTGEVFFDDCPVTKLKAFEVAKVLGIVFQNPESQFCTLYPENEVAFGLENLGVEPKKMDRIISDSLMAMHFPKKRIHAQINQLSGGEQQRLACAAAVAQGAQMLLLDEPTSNLDPEGRRQVADAAETLSRKGKGLLVVEHNLENWLPLLGRVIVLGNNGKLLADGDPRDVFVKYKDQMTQQGIWRPRALRMFDELKSLGYTPARVPLTAKELRKEQISWELLAKAWEKAFPTCVRKISTAKPLIQTEHLTGEYKKGQPVFRDVSFRMDCGDFVALTGRNGSGKSTLAKTLVGLHEASEGRIMLFGQDTTGERASSVFRSGDIGYVFQNPEHQFLKETVWDELKYSVRQDLSGNSIVHRLIQQFDLQGVESSNPFRLSGGQKRRLSVAIMLSGHRKLLILDEPTFGQDEKATYMLMDKLIEYNQGGTGILMITHDLDLAARYANKIAVLSDGSLAYYGTPEELWKKPDVIKHSGLQIPFFAELRMEDQ from the coding sequence ATGAGCTCTGTCAGGATCAATCACCTGAATGTAGATTTAAGCGGAAAAAAGGTGCTCGAGGATCTCTGTCTGGAATTCAACACGAAAGAGCGTATCCTGATTCTGGGGGCAGGAGGATGTGGAAAGTCTACGCTGCTTCTCTCTATGATGGGGATTGTTCAGCGGATGGAAAATGCTGAAGTGACTGGAGAAGTGTTCTTCGATGATTGTCCGGTTACAAAACTAAAAGCCTTCGAAGTGGCGAAAGTTTTGGGTATTGTGTTTCAAAATCCGGAAAGTCAGTTTTGCACGCTCTATCCGGAAAATGAAGTGGCATTCGGTCTGGAAAATCTCGGTGTGGAGCCAAAGAAGATGGACCGGATTATCAGCGATTCGCTGATGGCAATGCATTTTCCCAAGAAAAGAATTCATGCTCAGATCAATCAACTTTCCGGAGGTGAACAGCAGAGGCTGGCGTGTGCTGCAGCAGTGGCACAGGGAGCACAGATGCTTCTTCTGGATGAGCCTACTTCGAATCTAGATCCCGAGGGGAGAAGACAGGTTGCAGACGCGGCAGAAACTTTGAGCAGAAAGGGTAAAGGACTTCTTGTGGTAGAACATAACCTGGAGAATTGGCTTCCTCTGCTGGGGCGTGTGATTGTTTTGGGGAACAACGGAAAACTTCTGGCTGACGGTGACCCAAGAGATGTTTTTGTAAAATACAAAGATCAGATGACACAGCAGGGAATCTGGCGCCCGAGGGCACTTCGCATGTTCGACGAGCTGAAAAGTCTTGGATATACGCCGGCACGGGTACCACTTACTGCAAAAGAACTTCGCAAAGAGCAGATATCTTGGGAGCTGCTTGCAAAAGCATGGGAAAAGGCATTTCCAACTTGTGTCCGAAAAATCTCCACCGCAAAACCACTTATTCAGACGGAACATCTTACGGGGGAATATAAAAAAGGACAGCCTGTTTTTAGGGATGTAAGCTTTCGGATGGATTGTGGAGACTTTGTAGCTTTGACGGGAAGAAATGGCAGCGGAAAATCCACGCTGGCAAAAACATTGGTTGGGCTTCATGAGGCCTCAGAAGGACGGATTATGCTGTTTGGACAAGATACAACCGGGGAAAGGGCGAGTTCTGTTTTCAGAAGCGGTGATATTGGTTATGTGTTTCAGAATCCAGAGCATCAGTTCTTGAAGGAGACGGTCTGGGACGAACTGAAATACAGTGTCAGACAGGATTTAAGCGGGAACAGTATCGTTCACAGACTGATTCAGCAATTCGATCTACAGGGTGTGGAGAGCAGCAATCCCTTTCGTCTTTCCGGGGGGCAGAAGCGCAGACTTTCTGTCGCCATTATGTTGTCGGGGCATCGAAAACTCCTGATCTTGGATGAGCCTACTTTTGGTCAGGATGAAAAAGCTACATATATGTTGATGGATAAGCTGATCGAATACAATCAGGGAGGAACTGGCATATTGATGATTACGCATGATTTGGATCTGGCGGCGAGATATGCTAATAAGATAGCAGTGCTTTCAGACGGCAGCCTTGCTTATTATGGGACACCAGAGGAGCTCTGGAAAAAGCCCGATGTGATTAAACACAGCGGACTGCAAATTCCTTTTTTTGCAGAACTGCGTATGGAGGATCAATAG
- a CDS encoding energy-coupling factor transporter transmembrane component T family protein, which translates to MNKNINPTAKLLVNLVILLCSVCISDPFTIILLFMTCVIYGICSRAFTVNSLKTMMPMGVFALAMLWMNAAFARTDHARIIGTFVLFHFTDQGLAIGISIFFRILTISFSSILFISTTDADDLLLSLIQQCHLNPAIAYGVLTAFRFYPLMKSDLAQIDAAHQIRAAVHDKKGSGKISWYRKAIPLLASNIRRAEQVSVAMEARGFETGMHRTYHRSIRWKVSDTAFVTAACLLIAVILFVSWQMGWLLIFHRWKGF; encoded by the coding sequence ATGAATAAAAATATAAACCCGACAGCAAAATTACTCGTGAATTTGGTCATCCTTTTATGCAGTGTGTGTATCTCAGACCCATTTACGATCATTCTTCTTTTTATGACGTGTGTCATCTATGGAATCTGTTCTCGTGCATTTACTGTAAACAGTCTCAAAACCATGATGCCGATGGGCGTCTTCGCTCTGGCAATGCTGTGGATGAACGCAGCATTTGCCCGCACAGATCATGCGCGGATCATTGGTACATTTGTGCTTTTTCATTTCACGGATCAGGGGCTCGCTATTGGAATATCGATATTTTTCAGGATATTGACTATCTCATTTTCCTCGATTTTATTTATTTCAACGACAGATGCGGATGATTTATTACTGAGCCTGATTCAGCAATGTCATCTGAATCCCGCAATTGCGTATGGGGTTTTAACGGCCTTTCGCTTCTATCCTCTGATGAAATCGGATCTTGCACAGATTGATGCTGCGCATCAGATTCGGGCAGCCGTTCATGATAAAAAAGGATCCGGAAAAATTTCATGGTACCGTAAGGCAATTCCTCTTTTAGCTTCGAATATACGGCGGGCGGAGCAGGTTTCTGTGGCGATGGAGGCCAGAGGATTCGAGACAGGCATGCATCGGACTTACCACAGATCGATTCGATGGAAAGTTTCTGATACAGCCTTTGTGACAGCGGCATGTCTTCTGATCGCAGTGATTTTGTTCGTATCATGGCAGATGGGATGGCTTCTTATCTTTCACAGGTGGAAGGGATTTTAA
- a CDS encoding YkoF family thiamine/hydroxymethylpyrimidine-binding protein yields MSSCNNNLKNSVAGARIGIYPMQDDFADIILNAVKESDHKGIYVRTDDLGTTVQGRLGRVFNYVKEVFCRAAYAGGHVTADVLFSVGCPGDVPEDFDFDVSINEKEDIPGSKIHTACAWSLYPLGNEEYFPIIIDEIERFKKEADVRVTASHYCTRIDGKAQDIFSLLESSMKRVCEKNSHTVIHALFSKGSPSKERETIDTDEEKNDD; encoded by the coding sequence ATGTCATCATGTAACAACAACTTAAAGAACTCGGTGGCAGGTGCCAGAATTGGTATCTATCCCATGCAGGATGATTTTGCCGATATCATCCTGAATGCTGTAAAGGAAAGTGATCATAAAGGAATTTATGTCAGAACGGATGATCTTGGCACAACAGTTCAGGGAAGACTCGGACGTGTATTTAATTATGTGAAAGAAGTTTTTTGCCGAGCAGCTTACGCCGGCGGACATGTCACGGCAGATGTTCTGTTTTCTGTCGGATGTCCCGGTGATGTGCCCGAAGACTTCGACTTTGATGTTTCCATTAACGAAAAAGAAGATATTCCCGGATCAAAGATTCATACAGCATGTGCATGGTCATTATATCCCCTGGGAAATGAAGAATATTTTCCCATTATTATTGATGAGATTGAAAGGTTTAAAAAGGAAGCTGATGTACGGGTGACCGCCTCCCATTACTGCACAAGGATCGATGGAAAAGCACAAGACATCTTTTCGCTGCTTGAATCTTCGATGAAAAGAGTATGTGAAAAGAATTCACACACGGTCATCCATGCGTTATTCTCGAAAGGCAGTCCCTCTAAAGAAAGAGAAACGATTGATACAGACGAGGAGAAAAATGATGATTAA
- a CDS encoding ECF transporter S component, protein MMIKRFKWTLKDIIVLCVLGIAFGALYMGGVGIWGLVNGILGPYGLELVYGIWFTASITAFYIIRKPGIALGAEMLAALGEVLLGTPAGVGVFIGAFVQGIASEAVFAITKWKNYSTPVLVLAGMAPSVTTFIYTYFLYGYGSFPVPMLISMLAIRLVSGAILAGLLGKAIGDGLAATGALSTFPLGREMAEKKEKKVSAQAAEK, encoded by the coding sequence ATGATGATTAAAAGATTCAAATGGACATTGAAAGATATTATAGTACTTTGTGTACTGGGGATTGCCTTTGGGGCACTGTATATGGGTGGCGTCGGTATCTGGGGACTTGTCAATGGTATACTTGGGCCTTACGGGTTGGAACTTGTTTATGGTATCTGGTTTACTGCATCAATCACGGCATTTTACATTATCAGAAAACCTGGAATTGCACTTGGAGCCGAGATGCTTGCGGCCCTCGGTGAGGTACTTCTCGGAACACCGGCAGGAGTAGGGGTTTTTATCGGTGCTTTTGTACAGGGCATCGCATCAGAGGCGGTATTCGCAATTACGAAATGGAAGAATTATTCAACTCCGGTACTGGTTTTAGCGGGCATGGCACCAAGTGTCACAACTTTTATCTATACCTATTTTCTCTATGGATATGGATCCTTCCCGGTGCCAATGCTGATTTCAATGCTGGCGATCCGTCTTGTTTCAGGTGCAATACTTGCAGGCCTGCTGGGCAAGGCCATCGGTGACGGACTCGCGGCTACAGGAGCCCTGTCAACATTTCCCTTGGGACGTGAAATGGCAGAGAAAAAGGAAAAAAAAGTTTCTGCTCAAGCTGCAGAGAAATAA
- a CDS encoding class I SAM-dependent methyltransferase produces the protein MWIADKWKDYEVLDTSDGEKLERWGKYILVRPDPQVIWSTPRKHPDWQKINGHYHRSSKGGGEWEFFNLPEQWKISYRDLNFHLKPFSFKHTGLFPEQAVNWDWFSDKIKNANRPIKVLNLFAYTGGATLAAAQAGASVTHVDASKGMVTWAKENAVESGLEQAPVRWLVDDCKKFVEREIRRGHHYDGIIMDPPSYGRGPKGEIWKIEESIFPFIMLCTQILSEEPLFFLVNSYTTGLAPSVLGYMLSVALKKYGGYVEAEEIGLPVMSSGLILPCGASGRWER, from the coding sequence ATGTGGATTGCAGACAAATGGAAAGACTATGAAGTGCTGGACACTTCTGACGGAGAAAAGCTAGAGAGATGGGGAAAGTATATTTTGGTGAGACCAGATCCACAGGTGATCTGGAGCACGCCGCGTAAACATCCAGACTGGCAGAAGATAAACGGCCATTATCACAGAAGCAGTAAAGGCGGCGGAGAATGGGAATTCTTCAATCTCCCCGAACAGTGGAAGATCTCATATCGGGATTTAAATTTTCACTTGAAGCCTTTCAGTTTTAAGCACACGGGTCTGTTCCCGGAACAGGCGGTAAACTGGGATTGGTTTTCAGATAAGATTAAAAATGCAAACAGACCTATAAAAGTATTGAATTTATTTGCATATACCGGAGGTGCCACCCTGGCGGCAGCACAAGCCGGTGCATCCGTGACACATGTGGATGCTTCGAAAGGTATGGTGACCTGGGCAAAAGAAAATGCAGTAGAATCAGGACTTGAACAGGCCCCTGTACGATGGCTTGTGGATGATTGCAAGAAATTTGTGGAACGTGAAATCAGAAGGGGGCATCATTATGATGGGATTATCATGGATCCGCCCTCATATGGAAGGGGTCCCAAGGGCGAAATCTGGAAGATAGAGGAATCGATTTTTCCCTTTATCATGCTCTGCACACAGATATTAAGTGAGGAGCCCCTGTTTTTCCTGGTGAACTCCTATACGACCGGACTTGCGCCGTCAGTTCTTGGCTATATGCTTTCCGTGGCACTTAAGAAATACGGCGGCTATGTAGAAGCTGAGGAGATCGGACTTCCAGTCATGTCTTCGGGACTGATTCTGCCCTGTGGAGCATCCGGAAGATGGGAACGATAA
- a CDS encoding PLP-dependent aminotransferase family protein — protein sequence MKAYSELNKEELLALKSQLEAEYQDIKAKGLSLDMSRGKPSVEQLDLAEKMLGIITDNEDVKAENGLDCRNYGAPIGLPEARKLLGDIAGVSADRVILGGNSSLQLMFDTVSRSYSHGVLGSIPWSKLDCVKFLCPVPGYDRHFAVTEYFGVEMINIPMTEDGPDMDLVEKLVSEDPAVKGIWCVPKYSNPQGYVYSDETVRRMASLDPAAEDFRIYWDNAYGIHHLYEEAEKQAQIPDILTECEKAQKPDMVYEFISTSKVSFAGGGISAIISSDANLEQIKEYMSFQTIGNDKLNQLRHVKYFKSLDGVKAHMKKEADILRPKFEAVESILEESLGGLGIGNWTRPLGGYFISFDAMPGCAKEIVVKAKEAGLVLTGAGATYPYGKDPKDSNIRIAPTCPTLSELILAAKVFAVSVKLISAEHLLREM from the coding sequence ATGAAAGCATATAGCGAGTTAAATAAGGAAGAATTGCTGGCTTTGAAATCACAATTGGAAGCAGAATATCAGGACATTAAGGCAAAAGGACTGTCACTTGACATGTCCAGGGGAAAGCCCTCAGTTGAGCAGCTGGATTTGGCGGAGAAAATGCTTGGCATTATAACTGATAATGAAGACGTAAAGGCTGAAAACGGTCTGGACTGTAGAAATTACGGAGCTCCGATCGGACTACCCGAAGCGAGGAAACTTCTGGGAGATATTGCCGGAGTGTCTGCGGATCGTGTGATTCTGGGAGGAAACTCAAGCCTTCAGCTGATGTTTGATACGGTATCGAGATCATATTCCCATGGTGTACTGGGAAGTATTCCATGGTCAAAATTAGATTGTGTAAAATTTCTCTGTCCGGTTCCCGGATATGACCGCCATTTTGCAGTGACAGAATACTTTGGTGTTGAGATGATCAATATTCCGATGACAGAGGACGGTCCGGATATGGATCTTGTCGAAAAACTGGTATCAGAGGATCCCGCGGTTAAAGGTATTTGGTGTGTTCCAAAGTATTCCAATCCGCAGGGCTATGTGTATTCTGATGAGACGGTGAGGAGAATGGCATCTTTGGACCCTGCAGCAGAGGATTTCCGCATTTACTGGGATAATGCGTATGGGATTCATCATCTGTACGAAGAGGCAGAAAAGCAGGCACAGATTCCGGACATCTTGACAGAGTGTGAAAAAGCCCAAAAACCGGATATGGTTTATGAGTTCATATCCACATCCAAGGTTAGTTTTGCCGGAGGAGGAATCTCGGCTATTATCAGTTCTGATGCGAATTTGGAGCAGATCAAAGAGTATATGTCTTTTCAGACAATTGGAAATGATAAACTGAATCAGCTTCGCCATGTGAAATATTTTAAAAGTCTTGACGGTGTGAAGGCTCATATGAAGAAGGAGGCGGATATTCTCCGGCCAAAATTTGAAGCAGTGGAGAGCATCCTTGAAGAGTCCCTGGGGGGTCTGGGTATCGGGAACTGGACTCGTCCGCTGGGCGGATATTTTATTTCCTTTGATGCAATGCCGGGCTGTGCGAAAGAGATTGTCGTAAAGGCGAAAGAGGCAGGACTTGTTCTGACAGGAGCAGGGGCAACCTATCCTTACGGAAAAGACCCCAAAGATTCCAACATTCGTATTGCGCCTACCTGCCCGACACTTTCGGAATTGATCCTGGCGGCCAAGGTGTTTGCAGTGAGTGTAAAACTGATCAGCGCAGAGCATCTTCTGAGGGAAATGTAG